The following proteins are co-located in the Candidatus Paracaedibacter acanthamoebae genome:
- the mgtE gene encoding magnesium transporter has translation MDEKNLDPTLHQEPAEQELDLAHLVESAFDAEMLDEVFSLTSNLHPADMADIIQQFPAQKRLRLVELLHTTISGEALSFLEESVREQILPLFTTAEVAAAIHELESDDAALILEDLDEDMQREVLDALPLEERISFEKTRSYPEYSAGRLMQREVVLCCPHWSLGQIIDSLEDIEHLPEHFYDVYVVDDDNKPIGEIPLSWILRHPRRTPVAKVMNPEVRSVPVNLDQEEVAYIFQRYSLSSMPVVDQDGRIAGMITVDDIINVIQEEAGDDILKLGGVTQETSLYGNIIQASLSRFGWLFISLINCLIASFVIAHFEQALESFVVLAFLMPIVASMGGNAGMQTLTITVRSLSIYNLRAGHVVSAIKRELSIAALNGLALALILSSITLLWTGSLKIGFIIGMALLFNVLWSGFAGAFIPYILHRVNLDPAISAGPIMSTTTDVIGFSLFLGLATLILL, from the coding sequence GTGGACGAAAAAAATCTCGACCCCACTCTCCATCAGGAACCAGCCGAACAAGAACTAGATTTAGCCCATCTTGTAGAAAGTGCTTTTGATGCTGAGATGTTGGACGAGGTTTTTTCTCTAACATCTAACCTTCACCCAGCGGATATGGCTGATATTATTCAGCAATTTCCTGCTCAAAAACGCTTACGTTTGGTTGAGTTATTGCATACCACCATCTCTGGTGAAGCTCTAAGTTTTTTAGAAGAATCTGTGCGCGAACAGATTCTTCCCCTTTTTACCACCGCCGAAGTTGCTGCAGCGATTCATGAGCTAGAAAGTGACGACGCTGCCCTTATTCTCGAAGATCTAGACGAAGATATGCAACGTGAGGTTTTGGATGCTCTACCTCTCGAAGAGCGGATATCTTTTGAAAAGACTCGAAGTTACCCAGAGTATTCCGCCGGTCGTTTGATGCAACGCGAGGTTGTGTTATGTTGCCCGCACTGGAGTTTGGGGCAAATTATTGATTCTTTAGAAGATATTGAACATCTCCCTGAACATTTTTACGATGTCTACGTGGTGGATGATGATAACAAGCCAATTGGTGAAATTCCTTTAAGCTGGATTTTACGCCATCCCCGCCGCACTCCTGTCGCTAAAGTCATGAATCCCGAGGTGAGATCTGTTCCTGTTAATTTAGACCAAGAAGAAGTCGCCTATATTTTCCAACGTTATAGTCTGAGCTCTATGCCAGTCGTCGATCAGGACGGACGCATAGCCGGCATGATTACGGTTGACGATATTATTAACGTTATTCAAGAAGAAGCCGGTGATGATATCCTGAAACTGGGTGGTGTAACGCAGGAAACCTCCCTCTATGGAAACATTATCCAAGCGAGTCTTAGCCGTTTTGGCTGGCTGTTCATCAGCTTGATTAACTGTTTGATCGCCTCTTTTGTCATTGCTCATTTTGAACAAGCTCTCGAAAGCTTTGTGGTCTTAGCGTTTCTTATGCCAATTGTTGCCTCGATGGGGGGCAATGCGGGCATGCAAACGCTAACTATCACAGTTCGTTCCCTATCAATCTATAATTTGCGAGCGGGACATGTGGTTAGTGCTATTAAACGTGAGCTCAGTATTGCAGCCTTAAATGGATTAGCGCTCGCGCTTATTCTCTCTAGCATTACCCTTCTGTGGACAGGTAGTCTCAAAATTGGGTTTATCATCGGAATGGCTCTCTTATTTAATGTATTGTGGTCTGGATTTGCAGGGGCCTTCATTCCTTACATTTTACATCGAGTTAATCTAGACCCAGCCATTAGTGCAGGACCAATTATGTCAACAACCACAGATGTTATTGGATTTTCTCTATTTTTAGGACTAGCAACCTTAATACTACTTTAG
- a CDS encoding aminopeptidase P family protein — protein sequence MTIKITALQSLLKQKKIDCFIVPRSDRYQGEYVAAADERLAWLTNFTGSAGIALVFQDHVALFVDGRYTLQAAKQVNSNQVKVIPLADCRPQDYIKKQQLSVKTIAFDPWLMSEKDFSRWATLPGIKLVECEKNPIDSLWTDQPERPLYPIEIHDIKYAGKEAADKLADLYDELDQNAAGAAVIMAPDSLCWLLNCRGTDFPYTPLVDWFGVVIKGAGVHIFCDDSKVPPLIKVQLQDFATFHSPSEITAMFAEFSKLKIMLDPQLTPILISQKCGKQIIKAPDPIALMKACKTDHELSGIRQAHLRDGVALTKFLAWMESIDEGVETEITIAEKLEAFRQESTLYRGSSFPTIAGFAENGAIVHYRATEQSAKIINESSLLLVDSGGQYPDGTTDVTRTICLGEPSQEQKTNFTLVLQGHIKLAMSLFPEGTTGAQLDVLARYDLWQHGLDYDHGTGHGVGHYLNVHEGPQRISKIGSPIALRPGMIISNEPGYYKVEAYGIRIESLVAVKKAEGTFERPMLCFETLTLAPIDRRLIDETLLTSVEWQWLNDYHAKVRETLLPYLDPDTASWLIDATEGL from the coding sequence ATGACGATTAAAATAACAGCTCTACAATCCCTTCTTAAACAAAAGAAAATTGACTGCTTTATTGTCCCCCGCAGTGATCGCTATCAGGGTGAGTACGTGGCGGCAGCCGATGAACGTTTAGCTTGGCTGACTAATTTTACAGGCTCAGCCGGTATTGCGTTAGTTTTCCAAGATCATGTTGCCTTATTTGTTGATGGACGCTATACGTTGCAAGCTGCTAAGCAAGTCAATTCCAATCAAGTTAAAGTTATTCCCCTAGCTGATTGCCGACCGCAGGATTATATCAAAAAACAACAACTTTCCGTAAAAACCATTGCTTTTGATCCGTGGCTCATGTCTGAAAAAGATTTTTCCAGGTGGGCTACTTTACCTGGGATAAAGTTAGTTGAATGCGAAAAGAATCCTATCGATAGTTTGTGGACCGATCAACCTGAGCGCCCCTTATATCCTATAGAAATTCATGATATAAAGTATGCGGGCAAGGAAGCGGCCGATAAATTGGCTGACCTTTATGATGAGTTGGATCAGAACGCTGCCGGGGCTGCCGTCATTATGGCACCGGATAGTTTATGCTGGTTACTGAACTGTCGAGGTACTGATTTTCCTTATACCCCCCTTGTCGATTGGTTCGGTGTTGTCATAAAGGGGGCAGGTGTTCATATATTTTGCGATGACAGCAAAGTCCCCCCTTTAATCAAAGTCCAACTCCAAGACTTTGCTACATTTCATTCTCCGAGCGAGATTACGGCGATGTTTGCGGAATTTAGCAAACTAAAAATTATGTTGGACCCCCAGCTGACGCCGATTCTGATCAGTCAGAAATGTGGCAAGCAGATTATTAAAGCCCCTGATCCAATTGCGTTAATGAAAGCTTGCAAAACTGACCATGAACTGAGCGGGATACGGCAAGCTCATCTTCGAGATGGGGTGGCTCTCACCAAATTCCTAGCATGGATGGAGTCAATCGATGAGGGTGTCGAAACTGAAATAACGATAGCTGAGAAACTAGAAGCATTTCGTCAAGAATCCACTTTATACCGTGGAAGCAGTTTTCCCACCATTGCAGGCTTTGCGGAGAACGGAGCAATTGTTCATTATCGCGCGACTGAGCAATCAGCCAAAATTATTAATGAATCATCCTTGCTGTTGGTTGATTCTGGCGGACAATACCCGGATGGGACGACAGATGTAACGCGTACTATTTGTCTGGGTGAACCTAGCCAAGAACAAAAGACCAATTTTACCTTAGTCCTCCAAGGTCATATCAAGCTCGCCATGTCTTTATTCCCCGAGGGGACAACGGGGGCTCAACTTGATGTTCTGGCTCGCTATGATTTATGGCAACATGGGTTAGATTATGACCATGGGACAGGTCACGGTGTGGGTCATTACTTAAATGTCCACGAAGGCCCGCAGCGCATTTCCAAAATTGGCAGCCCTATTGCCTTACGCCCTGGCATGATTATCTCAAACGAGCCAGGATATTATAAAGTAGAAGCTTATGGCATTCGGATTGAAAGTTTGGTTGCTGTTAAAAAAGCTGAGGGCACCTTTGAACGGCCAATGCTATGTTTTGAAACTTTAACTCTGGCGCCCATTGATCGACGCTTGATTGATGAAACCTTATTGACGTCCGTAGAATGGCAGTGGCTCAATGACTATCACGCAAAAGTAAGGGAGACATTGCTCCCCTATTTGGATCCTGATACCGCCAGCTGGCTCATTGATGCAACAGAGGGACTTTAA
- the rnr gene encoding ribonuclease R — MSHKNNQEELREWVISLINKSDHPLTKNEIAKQLNIKGSDRMALKEILSSLQSEGDLIKGSRRKLVSSVNQKLGKGLIAAEVVDVTEDGDLIAAPLEWPKDQVPPRLRIVEMRRSHAEGRSALGPTSRVVIRVVKQLAHEWQVSVVRRLVRDTKKHLGIFQPNRKGGYISSINRKDVFRGVHVTAEDAQGLEAGDIVQYTVDHGHHFHFIKVLGKFDDPYMFSEIAIYHQEIPSEFSQEAIEIAKKGKVPPLGDRADFRSIPLVTIDGEDARDFDDAVWAEADTDERNQGGWRAIVAIADVSYYVRAGSPLDFEAKIRGNSVYFPDRVVPMLPEALSNEMCSLKPDEDRACMAIEMIISAQGKIKSFRVKRGLMRSQARLTYTQVQAAMDGNPDHITQPLLQNVIHPLYGVYKSLLKARTQRGTLDLDMPERQIVFDQKGRMVDIRLRERFDSHRLIEELMIAANVCAAKTLIAKNWPCMFRVHDKPDPMRVANLRQFLKQYKLNLTKSVHPTPGQYNDILHQVDGRPYSRTVSELVLRSMAQAQYSPNNLGHFGLSLAHYAHFTSPIRRYSDLIVHRNLIAALNLGEGGYDCKPDDLEGIGQHLSETERRAATAEREVVDRFTISFVANNVGKEFDVAIVGVNRHGLFLEIEESGAEGFVPMRSLDWDHFSFDEANYRLVGHRTKSSYQLGQKVRAILVDAEVQTNSLSFRLVSDIPVKESKKGSRKQAARCKRQK; from the coding sequence ATGAGTCATAAAAACAACCAAGAAGAGCTGCGTGAATGGGTTATTAGCCTCATTAATAAGAGCGATCATCCGTTAACAAAAAATGAAATTGCCAAACAGTTAAATATTAAAGGCTCTGATAGAATGGCTTTGAAGGAAATCCTTAGTAGTCTACAGTCTGAAGGGGATTTAATCAAAGGAAGCCGCCGTAAGCTGGTGAGTTCAGTTAACCAAAAGTTGGGCAAGGGATTAATTGCTGCAGAGGTTGTGGATGTTACTGAGGATGGAGATTTAATTGCAGCACCCTTAGAGTGGCCTAAAGATCAAGTGCCACCCCGGTTGCGGATCGTTGAAATGCGTCGATCCCATGCAGAAGGTCGTTCAGCGTTGGGACCAACATCTCGGGTGGTTATTAGGGTTGTCAAGCAATTGGCCCATGAATGGCAAGTGAGTGTCGTTCGGCGTTTGGTCCGGGATACTAAAAAACATTTAGGCATATTCCAACCGAATCGGAAGGGTGGATATATTTCATCGATCAACCGTAAAGATGTTTTCCGCGGGGTCCACGTCACAGCTGAAGACGCCCAAGGCTTAGAAGCCGGGGATATTGTGCAATATACAGTGGATCATGGACACCACTTCCATTTTATCAAGGTGTTGGGTAAGTTTGATGATCCTTATATGTTTAGCGAAATCGCAATCTATCATCAAGAAATACCATCCGAATTTTCACAAGAAGCTATTGAAATTGCTAAAAAGGGAAAGGTGCCACCGTTAGGGGACCGCGCTGATTTTCGTAGTATTCCGTTGGTGACAATTGATGGAGAGGATGCCCGTGATTTCGACGACGCTGTCTGGGCTGAAGCGGATACCGATGAGCGAAATCAGGGAGGTTGGCGTGCTATTGTGGCGATTGCTGATGTCTCTTACTATGTGCGTGCTGGCTCTCCTTTAGACTTTGAGGCTAAAATTCGCGGCAACAGCGTCTATTTTCCGGACCGTGTGGTGCCGATGCTACCAGAGGCGTTATCAAATGAGATGTGTTCTTTAAAGCCCGACGAAGACCGAGCCTGTATGGCGATTGAGATGATTATTTCTGCTCAGGGGAAAATAAAATCCTTTCGGGTTAAGCGGGGATTGATGCGATCCCAAGCTCGATTAACTTATACACAAGTTCAGGCCGCTATGGATGGCAATCCTGACCACATCACACAGCCATTGCTTCAAAATGTAATCCATCCATTGTATGGTGTTTATAAATCGTTGTTGAAGGCCCGCACTCAACGGGGAACTTTAGATTTAGATATGCCGGAGCGTCAGATTGTTTTTGATCAAAAAGGTCGAATGGTTGATATTAGGTTGCGTGAACGATTTGATAGCCATCGGTTGATCGAAGAATTGATGATCGCAGCGAATGTCTGTGCAGCCAAGACATTAATTGCTAAGAATTGGCCATGTATGTTCCGGGTACATGATAAGCCAGACCCGATGCGGGTGGCCAATCTTCGGCAATTCTTAAAGCAGTATAAACTTAATCTCACAAAGTCAGTCCATCCAACGCCAGGGCAATACAATGATATTTTGCACCAGGTGGATGGTCGTCCTTATTCTAGAACTGTCAGTGAATTGGTTTTAAGGTCGATGGCTCAGGCTCAATATAGTCCTAATAATCTTGGTCACTTTGGTTTAAGCTTGGCTCATTATGCTCACTTTACATCACCGATTCGGCGTTATTCTGACTTAATTGTCCACCGCAATTTAATTGCAGCCCTAAATTTAGGGGAGGGGGGATATGACTGCAAACCGGATGACCTAGAGGGAATTGGTCAGCATTTGTCAGAGACAGAGCGTCGTGCTGCCACGGCTGAACGGGAAGTGGTTGATCGCTTCACTATTTCCTTTGTTGCGAATAATGTTGGCAAAGAATTTGATGTTGCAATTGTCGGCGTAAATCGTCATGGTCTTTTTCTGGAAATTGAGGAATCGGGTGCCGAAGGTTTTGTTCCCATGCGATCTCTTGATTGGGATCATTTCTCTTTTGATGAAGCAAACTATCGTTTGGTAGGACATCGAACTAAATCCTCTTATCAATTAGGGCAGAAAGTCAGAGCCATTTTGGTTGATGCTGAGGTGCAAACCAACAGCTTAAGCTTTCGATTGGTTAGTGATATACCTGTCAAAGAGAGTAAAAAAGGCAGTCGTAAACAGGCTGCGCGATGCAAGAGACAGAAATAG
- the lptM gene encoding LPS translocon maturation chaperone LptM translates to MSLKFLRFFCQLITLIILGTLLSACGRKGPPEPLNETDYPRQYPAQEPECDIHP, encoded by the coding sequence ATGAGCTTAAAGTTTCTAAGGTTTTTTTGTCAGCTAATAACACTAATTATTCTTGGGACACTTTTAAGTGCTTGTGGTCGTAAGGGGCCTCCTGAACCTCTTAATGAGACCGATTATCCTCGACAGTATCCTGCCCAAGAACCGGAATGTGATATTCATCCTTAA
- a CDS encoding HU family DNA-binding protein, with protein sequence MNKSELVSKVATASGLTKADAERAIDATFTSITSSLKSGEEVRLIGFGTFAITDRPATTGRNPRTGQPLKIAATRLPKFRAGKQLKEAVAK encoded by the coding sequence GTGAATAAATCAGAGTTAGTTTCAAAAGTCGCAACAGCATCAGGTCTTACAAAGGCAGACGCAGAACGCGCAATTGATGCAACATTCACCTCCATTACTTCATCATTGAAGTCAGGTGAAGAAGTTCGTCTTATCGGTTTTGGTACATTCGCTATCACAGACCGCCCAGCAACAACAGGTCGTAACCCACGTACAGGTCAACCTTTGAAAATTGCTGCAACACGGTTACCAAAGTTCCGTGCTGGTAAGCAATTGAAAGAAGCTGTTGCAAAATAA
- the lgt gene encoding prolipoprotein diacylglyceryl transferase, with translation MLTFPNINPVALELGPLKIYWYGLAYMVGILLAWKIAAALIKNYPNNVEEKQLDDSIFWLIVGIVVGGRLGHVIFYTPHLFWTNPLEILKTWQGGMSFHGGLVGVIIALTLYVRREQIKFLSILDIIACVTPLGLFFGRIANFINGELWGRPTTVKWGMIFPYADGLPRHPSQLYEAATEGLLLFLLLVIVWAKTDLRHQPGRIAGLFGIGYALARSFCELYREPEIFVLGSLTIGQALSIPLIGIGWFLVRRPVTPTNEPKNL, from the coding sequence ATGTTAACATTTCCTAACATAAATCCTGTTGCCCTAGAACTTGGTCCACTAAAAATTTACTGGTATGGCCTTGCCTATATGGTTGGCATTCTACTTGCCTGGAAAATTGCTGCCGCTTTAATAAAAAATTATCCTAACAACGTGGAAGAAAAACAGCTTGATGACAGCATTTTCTGGTTAATTGTTGGTATTGTCGTGGGCGGTAGACTAGGCCATGTTATTTTTTACACGCCACATCTATTTTGGACTAACCCCCTTGAAATTTTAAAAACATGGCAGGGCGGCATGTCTTTCCATGGCGGATTGGTGGGTGTTATAATTGCTCTCACTCTTTATGTCAGACGGGAACAAATAAAATTTTTATCTATTCTTGATATTATCGCTTGCGTCACTCCCCTTGGACTATTTTTTGGAAGAATTGCCAACTTTATTAACGGGGAACTTTGGGGCCGTCCCACCACTGTAAAGTGGGGCATGATATTCCCTTATGCAGATGGGCTCCCGCGTCATCCAAGTCAGCTATATGAAGCAGCAACTGAAGGGCTCCTCCTGTTTCTCCTTCTCGTTATAGTGTGGGCAAAAACAGATTTGCGTCATCAACCGGGCCGAATAGCTGGCTTGTTTGGAATCGGTTATGCCTTAGCTCGCAGTTTTTGTGAGCTATATCGTGAACCGGAAATATTTGTTCTCGGATCTTTAACTATTGGCCAAGCCCTATCTATTCCATTAATCGGAATCGGCTGGTTCTTGGTGCGCCGACCTGTGACCCCAACGAATGAACCAAAAAATCTGTAA
- a CDS encoding class I SAM-dependent methyltransferase has translation MNQKICNNFITENPILLEDFISHVLYHPEHGYYAKSNVIGKTQDFITAPHLTPLFSQCLAQWCVDQWVNAGRPTPLNLIELGAGQGTMLRDILTAFEAVPDLSAHLQVHIVEKSENLKAIQKVTLCDYNQIRWIDSLDSIQSSYSIILANEFFDALPIQYYRHANEGVEEAIVTQSKEIGWCQTDLPLPSFSQPIFMTSKHYEFFVKQIAELLNKVGGVGLIIDYGNDHPGFTLQAIKNHKKVSFFDHLGEADLTHHVDFGYLKSLFQKHKINVLGPQKQSDFLLELGIANMLELIKRRVVADKFANHALAVHRLTSSAEMGELFKVIAIQGVPHGR, from the coding sequence ATGAACCAAAAAATCTGTAATAATTTTATAACTGAAAATCCAATTCTATTGGAAGATTTTATAAGTCATGTTCTCTATCACCCAGAACATGGATATTATGCTAAGAGCAATGTTATTGGTAAGACGCAAGACTTTATTACTGCGCCTCATCTGACCCCCCTCTTTAGTCAGTGCCTTGCTCAATGGTGTGTAGATCAATGGGTCAATGCTGGACGTCCTACCCCCCTTAATTTGATCGAACTAGGGGCAGGGCAAGGCACAATGTTGCGCGACATATTAACAGCCTTCGAAGCAGTCCCGGATTTATCTGCCCATCTCCAAGTCCATATCGTAGAGAAATCTGAAAACTTAAAGGCCATTCAAAAAGTTACCCTTTGTGATTATAATCAAATTCGGTGGATAGATAGCCTGGATTCGATTCAAAGCAGTTACTCGATCATCCTGGCCAATGAATTCTTTGATGCTTTGCCAATTCAGTATTATCGGCACGCCAATGAGGGCGTGGAAGAAGCCATCGTAACCCAATCCAAAGAGATTGGCTGGTGCCAAACTGATCTTCCTCTTCCCTCCTTCTCTCAGCCTATTTTTATGACATCCAAACACTATGAGTTCTTTGTAAAACAAATCGCAGAGCTCTTGAATAAAGTTGGCGGTGTAGGACTCATTATTGATTATGGAAATGATCATCCTGGTTTTACGTTGCAGGCAATCAAAAACCACAAAAAAGTTAGTTTTTTTGATCACTTAGGCGAGGCAGACCTCACCCATCATGTAGATTTTGGCTATTTAAAATCATTATTCCAAAAGCATAAAATTAATGTCCTTGGCCCCCAAAAGCAATCGGATTTTCTCTTAGAACTTGGTATCGCCAATATGCTTGAACTCATAAAGCGACGGGTGGTCGCAGATAAATTTGCCAATCATGCTTTGGCCGTTCATCGCTTAACCAGCTCTGCCGAAATGGGAGAGCTCTTTAAAGTCATCGCCATTCAAGGAGTCCCACATGGTCGTTAG
- the pgeF gene encoding peptidoglycan editing factor PgeF, whose translation MVVSLKSSLLTKIPSISHTFTTRQGGVSKGFFSTLNAAMEKGDNPADVIENRRRIAEHLGGSLDQLITLRQTHSNKVIVATDAWLHENRPEGDALITRSKNLIIGIITADCVPVLLADEATGIIAAVHAGWKGATTNIIQNTIQTMETLGATTDKIIAAIGPCIWQNSYEVDQDFYENLPNDHDFFKPSTKENHWMFDLPGYVEQQLKLSGITQICPSPYNTYVAEDLFFSNRRRTHRQEPSFGCSLSCIKLTS comes from the coding sequence ATGGTCGTTAGCTTAAAATCCTCACTTCTCACCAAAATTCCTAGCATTTCCCATACCTTTACCACGCGTCAAGGGGGTGTGAGCAAAGGATTTTTTTCCACGTTGAACGCAGCGATGGAAAAAGGTGATAATCCAGCAGACGTCATTGAGAATCGACGCCGCATTGCTGAACATTTAGGGGGATCCCTTGACCAGCTTATTACGCTACGGCAGACCCATTCCAATAAGGTAATTGTCGCAACGGACGCGTGGTTACATGAAAATCGCCCTGAGGGGGATGCCCTTATTACTCGCAGTAAAAACTTAATTATAGGTATTATAACAGCTGACTGCGTGCCGGTCCTTCTTGCCGATGAGGCGACAGGTATTATTGCTGCGGTTCATGCTGGCTGGAAAGGCGCCACCACAAATATTATTCAGAATACCATTCAAACAATGGAAACTTTAGGGGCTACTACTGATAAAATTATTGCTGCTATTGGTCCCTGTATTTGGCAAAACTCTTATGAAGTTGATCAAGATTTTTACGAAAACTTGCCCAATGACCACGACTTTTTTAAGCCATCCACCAAAGAAAATCATTGGATGTTTGATTTACCAGGCTATGTGGAACAACAATTAAAGTTGTCTGGAATTACTCAGATATGTCCTTCACCCTATAATACCTATGTCGCAGAAGACTTATTTTTTAGCAATCGCCGTCGCACACACCGTCAAGAACCCTCCTTTGGCTGCAGTTTATCCTGCATCAAACTTACATCATAA
- a CDS encoding C1 family peptidase: MKQSLLILTLNLFATAAYSVDDRIINYDNYIPKHNYTLRPSEESTSLSWVMKNSTAEELTAEQIAKLPPKADFSNVITAIHDQGTLGSCTAQAVTLAMEYKLGEMDRYQRLSPLFLYYNERKLMGTTQEDTGASLSDGIKAICTWGVCRESLWTYSDDMKKFKLKPSKEAYEDAKNYMGLDGVKTSYVSYSLESIKARLAKSIPVVFGVYIYPSFESVAAEKTGKIPMPSARERSIGGHALMFTGYDDETQEFKFANSWGTKWGDKGFGYLKYDYVMNVGAPSYRPYFFANDIWSIDKIGQEELFTATDDSISS, from the coding sequence ATGAAACAGTCTCTGCTTATTCTGACATTAAATTTGTTTGCGACAGCCGCTTATTCAGTTGATGATAGGATTATTAATTATGATAACTATATTCCTAAGCATAACTACACCTTACGCCCCTCAGAAGAATCAACCAGTTTATCATGGGTGATGAAAAATTCAACTGCGGAAGAATTAACAGCAGAGCAAATTGCTAAATTACCCCCTAAAGCCGATTTCAGCAACGTTATTACGGCGATTCATGATCAAGGAACCTTAGGATCCTGCACAGCCCAAGCAGTAACGTTAGCGATGGAATATAAACTGGGGGAAATGGATCGCTATCAACGCCTGTCCCCCCTTTTCCTTTATTATAACGAAAGAAAACTGATGGGGACGACACAAGAGGATACAGGTGCCAGCCTTTCCGACGGTATTAAAGCAATTTGTACCTGGGGTGTTTGCCGTGAATCCCTATGGACTTATAGTGATGACATGAAGAAATTTAAGCTTAAGCCATCAAAAGAAGCCTATGAAGATGCAAAAAATTATATGGGATTGGACGGCGTTAAAACAAGTTATGTCAGTTATAGCTTAGAGTCCATTAAAGCGCGTTTGGCTAAAAGCATTCCGGTGGTCTTTGGAGTATATATTTACCCATCCTTTGAATCTGTTGCTGCCGAAAAAACAGGTAAAATTCCTATGCCATCTGCACGGGAACGATCCATTGGAGGCCATGCCTTAATGTTTACAGGCTATGATGATGAAACCCAAGAGTTTAAATTTGCAAATTCATGGGGAACAAAATGGGGTGATAAAGGTTTTGGTTACCTAAAGTATGATTACGTTATGAATGTGGGGGCGCCATCCTATCGTCCATATTTCTTTGCAAATGATATTTGGAGTATCGATAAAATAGGACAAGAAGAACTGTTTACTGCCACCGACGATTCCATTTCTTCTTAA
- a CDS encoding 4'-phosphopantetheinyl transferase family protein, translating to MTSIIKEFRGDMAIDFTALYKKRIPFALRRQLTHLIVLSLRPDIKDLEICRDIFGRPYLHSSNSTTELPLISISHSGAWIGVILSDPITYATLDLEDMTLSRSYTNLSNNFFSETEKDLVLTQGIVGFFKLWTAKEAMAKWQGEGINFALKLDIGHALQSTPLKQPIQVYVEGKEYTLVQDILADHLFYTICQGS from the coding sequence ATGACTTCTATTATAAAAGAATTTAGGGGCGATATGGCTATAGATTTTACGGCTCTTTATAAAAAGAGAATTCCCTTTGCTCTTCGACGCCAATTAACACATCTTATTGTTCTATCACTGCGGCCTGATATAAAAGATCTAGAGATTTGTCGCGACATATTTGGGCGCCCCTATCTCCATTCTTCTAACTCAACGACAGAGTTGCCTTTAATTAGTATTAGCCATTCAGGGGCATGGATTGGGGTGATTTTATCGGATCCTATCACCTATGCTACCCTCGATTTAGAGGATATGACTCTTTCACGATCCTATACTAATTTATCAAATAATTTTTTTTCTGAAACAGAAAAAGATTTAGTTTTGACCCAGGGGATAGTGGGTTTTTTTAAACTCTGGACGGCAAAAGAAGCAATGGCGAAATGGCAGGGAGAAGGGATTAATTTTGCCTTAAAGTTAGATATAGGTCATGCTCTGCAAAGCACGCCCTTGAAACAGCCTATTCAAGTCTATGTTGAAGGGAAGGAATATACGTTGGTGCAAGATATTCTAGCGGATCATCTTTTTTATACCATATGTCAGGGCTCTTAA